The genomic segment GCCTACTCCATCATCGACCGCTACGAGCGCGCCGAGATCGACGCTGTCTATCTTGTCTACAACGAGTTCAAGTCCGTAATCTCGCAGCGCGTCGTGGTTGAGAAGCTGCTACCGATTCGCAAGCTCGGCACGCATGAGATCACAGCGTCGGAAGAGATGACCGAGGAGCAGAGGGAAGCCGCAGCACGCGCCGCTGAGACCTCCGGTGTGTCGATCTACGAGCCCGAGGAGTCTGTGATCGAGCAGGAGGCGAAGCGCTTCGGCACCGCTGATGTCGACTACATCTTCGACCAGGCACCGGACCGTCTCTTTCGTCACCTGATGCCGAAGTACGTGACGACCCAGATATTCCACGCGCTGCTTGAGTCGATTGCCGCCGAACATGCCGCGCGCATGACCGCAACCGATGCGGCAACGAAGAATGCCGGCGAGCTGATCGACAAGCTGTCGCTGACGATGAACCGCGTTCGTCAGGCTGCCATCACGAAGGAGATTATCGAGATCGTTTCGGGTGCGGCGGCGCTGTAAAGATTTTGGTTGAGAGTTTTGGTTAGAGGATTTATGGCAGAAGAGAACATTGGCAAAGTCATCAGCGTTAGCGGCCCGGCCGTTGACGTGCAATTCGGCGAGGCGAAGATGCCTCCGATCTACCAGGCAATCCGCGTCACAAGTGACGGGTTCGATGTCCCGCAACCGATCGACGTCATCTTGGAGGTGCAGCAGCATCTGGGCGAAGGCCGCGTGCGCTGCATCGCGATGACGGCGACCGAAGGTATGGTTCGCGGCATGAAAGCCACCGACACGGGCTCTGGGATCATGGTTCCGGTGGGTCGCCCAACGCTGGGACGCGTGCTGAACGTGCTCGGTCAGCCCGTCGACGAGCTCGGCCCCGTCAACGCTGAGGTCCACATGCCGATTCACCGGCAGGCTCCCGCGTTCGACGAGCAGTCGACCTCGGAAGAGATGTTCGAGACCGGCGTGAAGGTCATTGACCTCATCCAGCCATTCTTGAAGGGCGGCAAGATCGGCCTCTTCGGTGGCGCGGGCGTCGGCAAAACCGTCATCATCCAGGAGCTCATCAACAACGTCGCGATGAAGCACGGCGGTTTCTCGGTGTTTGCCGGGGTGGGTGAGCGCACGCGCGAGGGCAATGATCTCTGGCATGAGTTTCAGGAGTCGGGCGTTATCGACCTCAAGGACCTGCCGAAGTCGAAGGCCGCGCTGATCTATGGGCAGATGACCGAGCCGCCAGGGGCGCGTTTGCGCGTCGCGCTGACCGGCCTCACCGTCGCTGAGTACTTCCGCGACGAAGAAGGCGCCGATACGCTGCTCTTCATCGACAACATCTTCCGCTTCACGCAGGCCGGTTCTGAGGTTTCCACGCTGCTGGGCCGTATGCCGTCGGCCGTAGGCTACCAGCCGAACCTCGCCACCGAAATGGGCGAACTGCAGGAGCGCATCACGTCGACCAAGAAGGGTTCCGTCACGTCAGTGCAGGCCGTTTACGTGCCCGCCGATGACCTTACCGATCCGGCGCCGGCGACGACCTTCGCCCACCTCGATGCCACGACCGTGCTCTCACGTCCGCTGTCGGAACTTGGTATCTATCCGGCTGTCGATCCTTTGGCCTCGACCTCGCGCATCCTGACGCCGCGGGTCGTCGGCCAGGAGCACTACGATGTCGCACAGGGTGTGAAGCGCATTCTGCAGCGCTACAAGGACCTGCAGGACATTATCGCCATCCTCGGCATCGACGAGCTCTCGGAAGAAGACAAGCTCACCGTCGCCCGCGCTCGTAAAGTGCAGCGCTTCCTCTCGCAGCCGTTCCACGTCGCGGAAATCTTCACCGGAATTCCGGGTGCGTATGTGAAGGTCGAGGACACGGTGCGCAGCTTCAAAGAGATCATCGAGGGCAAGCACGACGATATTCCGGAGCAGGCGTTTTATCTAAAGGGCGGCATCGAAGACGTGATGGCGGCTGCGGAGAAGATGAAGGCGACGGCGTAAACCGATGGCAGAGAACGGAAACAATTCGGGGCTGCTGAAGGTACGGCTGGTGACGCCGGACCGCGTGCTGCTGGACGCGACGGCGTCGGCGGTAGAGCTGCCGTCGATGTCCGGCTACCTGGAGGCGCTATACGGAGCCGCTCCGCTGCTCGCGGAGCTGGGTGCAGGCCAAGTACGGTTGCACGATGGAAGCGCGGGCGAGCAGGTGTTCTTCGTTGCGTGGGGCTTCGTCGAGGTGCTCCCGGAGCGTGTCACCATTCTCGCCGAGACAGCCTTGCATCCGGAGGAGATCGACGTAGCTGAGGCGCAGCGTGAGCTGCAGCGCGCGCAGGAACTTTGGAATCAGGCTGGTGATGATCAGGCCAGATACGACGAGGCAAATGCCGCCGCGCGAGTCGCCGAGGAGAAGCTTGCTGCGGCACAGGGTAAGGCTTCCGCAGCGCACTGAGCGAGCCCTTCAGTGTTCAGTTTTCAACTTCAGGAGGTCTGGCTTCGGCCAGGCCTTTTTTGCGGGCGCGAGTTTTGTGCAAAAGTAAGCGGGCTGGGACGCGAGGCCCAGCCCGGTGGAAATGTGACTGAAGGTTTTAGCGGTGTCCTCCGCCGCCCCCATGCGAGCCGCCGCCACTGCCGCCCCGAGAACCACCGCCTGACGGTGCACTGTAGTGAGGAGCAGGGGCGCTGCCGCCGCGGTTGAAGTTGCCGGCCGGGGCGGAGGGTGCACGGTTGACGTCGGGCTGAGCGCCGCGATTCTCGAAGCTCTGTCCGCCGTGGTTGTAGTTGTTTACTGCGCCGCGATCGGCGAAGCCCTGCTGACGGTTGGCGAACCCGTTCGTGTTGCGGTTGGCAAAGGCCTCCGTTCCGCGTGGCGTTCCGTTGATGGCCGAGCCGTGAAAGGCCTCTGCACCATGCGTGGCAGCAGCGAACTGAGCGGGCGGATGGGCCGCGAAGGCAGCGCCGCCGGGACGGCCGTTGAAGTTGGCTTCACGGCGCTCATAAACATTGCCGTGGAATCCGGCGCCAAAGTGGCCGTAGGCGCGGTTGTAGAAGAAGTGACCGCCGTTCCAGTAGCCGCCGTAGAAGCCGGTTCCGAAATACCCGAAGCCGTAGTTAATGCCGCCGTAATAGCCGACAGTGCGTCCCCAGTAGCCGGGATGCCAGTAGTAGAGGCCGCCGCCAAATCCCCACCAGCCAGGTGTCCAGAGCGCGTCGACGTAGGGCGGTTCAACCCAGGCGCCATCGACCCAGTAGTAGCCGTCGGGACCCCAGGCCCAGTAGCCGGGCGTCCAGAGGTAGCCGTCGCCGGGGCAGAGCGGCTGCTCGTAGACGGGAATGGCCGGTGGAGCGAAGGCCACGGAGACGAAGACCGCCGCGTGTGCCTGGGGTGTGGGCGCCGCGATGAGAGCTGCTCCCGTTAGTGCGGCTGCTGCGAAAAAGGTGCGAAGTGTGCGCTTGATCTGCATGGTCGATCCTTGGTGGTTGCCTCGCTTCCCGTCCAATATACGAGGGTTTGCGGGTTTGTCACCGGTGAGTTTCGGCCTGGGCCGGGACTCGCTTGATTAGACACATGTCGAAGCATCTAAGTTGCGGAGAGGCCTGCGAACCAGTTACTGATGAGTGCGCGGCACCGCCGAATGATTTCCGTAGTTCATGGATTCTGCCATGTGACTCCCAATGCTGACTCGAGAACAACTTCCTGCCCGAGTGAGGCCGACGCAAGCGATGAGCGATCTCATAATTCGTTTCCTGGTTGGCGGTGTGGTGGTCAGCGTCTTCGCGATCCTTGGAGACGTGCTTTATCCCAAGAGCTTCGCTGGGCTGTTCAGCGCGGCGCCCTCAGTGGCATTGGCAACGCTCGCCCTGACGATACACAAGGATGGAAAACTCTACGCTGCACAGGAAGTCAAGACCATGCTGCTCGGTTGCGCGGGCTTTCTTGTCTATGCGGTGCTCGTCCGCTGTGTTCTCAGACGCTATAGAGCCAGTGCAAACGTTATAAGCATCGTGCTTATCCCGGTGTGGTTTGCCGTGACGCTTGGGACGTGGATTTTGTTGAACGGAAGGCAGTGATTTGGTCGACGCGAAGCTATCCTCGCTGAAAGAAACGAAGCCGCACGAATACCTCGTGCGCTTTGCATTTGGCGGAGCGGCTACCGTTCTCGCCGGCCTGGTTGCGAAACATTTTGGCCCTGGTGCCGGTGGCCTCTTCCTCGCGTTTCCGGCGATTTTTCCAGCAACCGCAACTCTGATTGAGAGCCACGAAAAGAAGCGCATGGCAAAGATCGGCCATGATGGAAGCAATCGCGGCCGAATCGCAGCCAGCATTGACGCAGGGGGCGCCGCACTCGGCTGCGTCGGTCTTGCAGGATTTGCGGTCGTTCTCTGGATATTACTTCCGCAGCATAACCCTGTGCTGATCCTGATCGGGGCGCTTGCGATCTGGATGGTCGTGTCGATCGGTCTCTGGGAGCTGCGGCGGAGACGCATCTTCGGGGTTCGGCTCCGCGTGCTCAGATAGAACGCGCAGCTGCTCGCCAAACTGCCGCGCGGTGATTCGCAGGATGGCACGCTGGTCAGTATCGTAGAGGCAAAGCCCATTTAGCCCGATTCGGGAATGGGTCTGATTACGATATGTCAATTGACCACCTTCGCGGGCTTTGACCGTCTTATTCTCTAGGGAAACAAGGAGAGGGTTTGCGTCTTAGAAATTTTGGATTGAACCTGGCCGCCGCACTTGCGCTCGTCGCAGGGGGTGCGCACGCACAAACCGCGCAGCCGACGGCGAATAAGCTGTTTGAGATTTCATCGTTTGGTGGATTAAACGGAACCTATACAGGGCTTTCCGGCGGCCGGAATCTCGGCATCACGGCCGGCGTCGACGTTGGGATTCGCTCGTTCCATGGCTTTCGTCCGTTCCTGGAGGGACGCGGCACGTATGCGATAGACGGCGGCCAGATCGACAGGCAGAAGAACGCGCTTGGCGGCATTCGCGTGGAGCGGCAACTGCGGCCGAGCTTGCGCGTGTACGGCGATTTTCTACTGGGACGCGGAGAGATTGATTACGAGAACGGCGGCTATCCTTCACCGGACCGCCAGTATTTGATTCTCCGCAGCACGTCTGATGTGTACTCGCCGGGTGGTGGAGCGGAGTACAGGCTCACGGAGCATGTGTCCGCGCTTGTTGATGCGCAGTTCCAGCGGTATGACACGCCGGCTACGGTTTCAGGATCGCTCTGGTCGAAGGCGGTGATGGTTGGCGCGCGCTACCGGTTCAACTTCAACCGGCGTGGATATGCGGCCGCTCCCTAGTGGCATACATCGGTAGCCGAATACATCAGTAGCGCTCGACGACCTCCGGATGGCGGCGGAGCCACCAGCACGCGCTATAGCCACCTTGCGGAAAGAGTGAGCGGCTGCACGGCGCGACATCAGGCGCGTCGGCGTAGTACTCCTCCTTGTTGGCCTTAAGCTCCGCGATGGTGACGTGGCTGACTTGAACGGA from the Acidobacteriaceae bacterium genome contains:
- the atpC gene encoding ATP synthase F1 subunit epsilon, whose product is MAENGNNSGLLKVRLVTPDRVLLDATASAVELPSMSGYLEALYGAAPLLAELGAGQVRLHDGSAGEQVFFVAWGFVEVLPERVTILAETALHPEEIDVAEAQRELQRAQELWNQAGDDQARYDEANAAARVAEEKLAAAQGKASAAH
- a CDS encoding DUF3147 family protein: MVDAKLSSLKETKPHEYLVRFAFGGAATVLAGLVAKHFGPGAGGLFLAFPAIFPATATLIESHEKKRMAKIGHDGSNRGRIAASIDAGGAALGCVGLAGFAVVLWILLPQHNPVLILIGALAIWMVVSIGLWELRRRRIFGVRLRVLR
- a CDS encoding DUF3147 family protein; the encoded protein is MSDLIIRFLVGGVVVSVFAILGDVLYPKSFAGLFSAAPSVALATLALTIHKDGKLYAAQEVKTMLLGCAGFLVYAVLVRCVLRRYRASANVISIVLIPVWFAVTLGTWILLNGRQ
- the atpD gene encoding F0F1 ATP synthase subunit beta; protein product: MAEENIGKVISVSGPAVDVQFGEAKMPPIYQAIRVTSDGFDVPQPIDVILEVQQHLGEGRVRCIAMTATEGMVRGMKATDTGSGIMVPVGRPTLGRVLNVLGQPVDELGPVNAEVHMPIHRQAPAFDEQSTSEEMFETGVKVIDLIQPFLKGGKIGLFGGAGVGKTVIIQELINNVAMKHGGFSVFAGVGERTREGNDLWHEFQESGVIDLKDLPKSKAALIYGQMTEPPGARLRVALTGLTVAEYFRDEEGADTLLFIDNIFRFTQAGSEVSTLLGRMPSAVGYQPNLATEMGELQERITSTKKGSVTSVQAVYVPADDLTDPAPATTFAHLDATTVLSRPLSELGIYPAVDPLASTSRILTPRVVGQEHYDVAQGVKRILQRYKDLQDIIAILGIDELSEEDKLTVARARKVQRFLSQPFHVAEIFTGIPGAYVKVEDTVRSFKEIIEGKHDDIPEQAFYLKGGIEDVMAAAEKMKATA
- a CDS encoding outer membrane beta-barrel protein, which produces MRLRNFGLNLAAALALVAGGAHAQTAQPTANKLFEISSFGGLNGTYTGLSGGRNLGITAGVDVGIRSFHGFRPFLEGRGTYAIDGGQIDRQKNALGGIRVERQLRPSLRVYGDFLLGRGEIDYENGGYPSPDRQYLILRSTSDVYSPGGGAEYRLTEHVSALVDAQFQRYDTPATVSGSLWSKAVMVGARYRFNFNRRGYAAAP
- a CDS encoding YXWGXW repeat-containing protein, whose protein sequence is MQIKRTLRTFFAAAALTGAALIAAPTPQAHAAVFVSVAFAPPAIPVYEQPLCPGDGYLWTPGYWAWGPDGYYWVDGAWVEPPYVDALWTPGWWGFGGGLYYWHPGYWGRTVGYYGGINYGFGYFGTGFYGGYWNGGHFFYNRAYGHFGAGFHGNVYERREANFNGRPGGAAFAAHPPAQFAAATHGAEAFHGSAINGTPRGTEAFANRNTNGFANRQQGFADRGAVNNYNHGGQSFENRGAQPDVNRAPSAPAGNFNRGGSAPAPHYSAPSGGGSRGGSGGGSHGGGGGHR